The following coding sequences lie in one Lysobacter capsici genomic window:
- a CDS encoding tetratricopeptide repeat protein codes for MSKPTHGHCLSAAVSALLLLVIADVSARPGMDQGRSSSVSVSASASAENKQPIYPDATRKAPAPSASSPRMTAKVQALRDEFKRQDALGRADVYPQLRASADAILADRSISAYERAVANMVGGFAADRVDDPVVIDYLTRAVEADALDNDDHFQSMLMLAQALSKTDPAKALALLERFESQTRTHDPTVWLIKGNVLNAMGRYRQSIVAIQQAIARFGAADGDKKRGGELLLASVYISAGQMGEADTLIDAMLAERGSDSEGMALLVMAYLSNGKDPAKAVALGDKVLAKNPGNAPLRLTLAQIYVRGRLVDQAIALMDELNAAGRLDDGGRQALLGMASDAFEGPSAPAAKFADALLATNPGDAALKARITELRKASRP; via the coding sequence ATGTCAAAACCCACGCATGGCCATTGCCTGAGCGCCGCCGTTTCGGCGCTGCTGCTGTTGGTCATCGCCGATGTATCGGCGCGCCCCGGCATGGACCAAGGCCGGTCTTCATCGGTATCAGTGTCGGCATCGGCATCGGCCGAGAACAAGCAGCCCATTTACCCCGACGCGACACGCAAGGCGCCAGCGCCGTCGGCGTCTTCGCCGCGGATGACCGCGAAGGTGCAGGCCTTGCGCGACGAGTTCAAGCGCCAGGATGCGCTCGGTCGGGCCGATGTCTATCCGCAGCTGCGCGCGTCGGCCGATGCCATCCTGGCCGATCGGTCGATCAGCGCCTACGAGCGCGCCGTCGCCAACATGGTCGGCGGCTTCGCGGCCGATCGCGTGGACGACCCCGTCGTCATTGACTATCTCACCCGCGCCGTCGAGGCCGATGCGCTCGACAACGACGATCATTTCCAGTCGATGCTGATGCTGGCGCAGGCCTTGTCGAAGACCGACCCGGCGAAGGCCTTGGCCCTGCTGGAGCGGTTCGAGTCGCAGACGCGCACCCACGATCCCACGGTGTGGCTGATCAAGGGCAATGTGCTCAACGCGATGGGACGCTATCGGCAGTCCATCGTGGCGATCCAGCAGGCCATCGCGCGGTTCGGCGCGGCGGACGGCGACAAGAAGCGCGGCGGCGAGCTCCTGCTGGCCTCGGTGTACATCAGCGCCGGCCAGATGGGCGAGGCGGACACGCTGATCGATGCGATGCTCGCCGAGCGCGGCAGCGACAGCGAAGGCATGGCCTTGCTGGTGATGGCCTATCTGTCGAACGGCAAGGACCCGGCGAAGGCGGTCGCGCTGGGCGACAAGGTGCTGGCGAAGAATCCCGGTAACGCGCCTTTGCGGCTGACCTTGGCGCAGATTTATGTGCGTGGACGACTGGTCGATCAAGCGATCGCGCTGATGGACGAATTGAATGCGGCCGGTCGGCTCGACGACGGCGGCCGGCAGGCCTTGCTGGGCATGGCGTCGGACGCGTTCGAAGGACCGTCCGCGCCGGCGGCGAAATTCGCCGACGCCTTGCTTGCGACGAATCCCGGCGATGCGGCGCTCAAGGCCCGGATCACCGAATTGCGCAAAGCGAGCCGGCCGTGA